From Thermococcus barophilus MP:
TCCATAGGGTGTAACGTTCACAAGCTTGCCCCTAAGCTTAACAAACTCATATTCCTCAAGCTTTTTCAAAACCTCTTCAGCACTTTGATTCGCTCCTAAGCATCTGCTCTGAACTTCTTCTATATCATCCAAGTATGAGAACACACATGCATGAGCCAAAACCTGATCTTGCTCCAGCTCATCGCTCCACTCAAGGTAAACAGGCTCAATAGATGCTGTTAACAGCTTAAATGCGACTTCATCTTCGCTTTGCTCCATTTGAGCTGAGTACTTCTTTCCAGGCTCAATTATGAGGTAAACCTTTCCTTTCTCGTGGTAGAGAGGTCTCCCCGCTCTTCCAAGCATCTGGTGGAACTCTCTAACGCTCAGCCACTTATTACCCATTGCCAAGCTTTCAAAGATTACCTGACTTGCTGGAAAATCAACTCCCGCCCCTAAAGCAGCCGTAGTTACAACAACATCAAGCATCTGAGCTTGAAACTCCATCTCCGTGAGCTTTCTTTGATGATATGGCAAGCCAGAGTGATAGGGCTTTGCCTTCAATCCTCTGCTTGTTAAAAACGCAGCAAGCTCGTGGCATCTCTTCCTCGAAAAGGTGAAAACTATGGTCTGACCTTTATAGCCTTGCTTCGATTTTCTCATGGCCTCAGCTTTAGCTAATTGAGCTATGTAGCGCCATTTCTCACTCTCGTTTCTTGCCAAAATGACGTGCCTCTCCAAAGCCACTGGTCTTTCGTCATAGAGAACCAGCTTAAGCCCAAGCTCTTTTGAAAGTTCTTCGGGATTTCCAATTGTAGCACTCAGCCCAATGAACTGAGCTTTTGGATAGAGCTTCCTTAATCTCGCTATTAAACCGTCCAATCTTGCCCCTCTCTCCTCGTCATCAATCATGTGAATCTCATCAATGACGATAGTTCCAACTCTTCCAATTTTTCTGCCAGCCCTCAATAGATAATCAATTCCCTCATAAGTTCCAACAATTATGTCGGCATCAATTCCCGTATCCACAACGACGAGCTCGTCTTTGGTCTTAATTCTGCTCATACCAACCCTTATGGCAACTCTTAAGCCAAGCTTGGAATATCTTCTCTTGAAGTCTTCATATTTTTGATTTGCCAAAGCCACAAGGGGAACCAAAAAAAGCATTTTCTCCCCTTTCATTGCCTTGGGAACTCCAGCCAATTCTCCTATGAGGGTTTTCCCACTTGCTGTGGCTGAAACAATGAGAAGGTTTTCTCCTTTTAACAGACCATGCTGAATAGCCAAGCTCTGAACCGGTAAAAGCTCCCTTATGCCCTCACTCTTTAACACATCTTTGAGCTCTTCCGGAATTTCAAGCTCGTCAATGTTCAGCTTTTTGACTTTAATCTTCTTCGGCTTAAGCTCATCCCATTTTGTAACTTCAGGATTCTTGGTCGGATCAAATCTTGGATCAAAAACCATTAGAACCTTATCTAAATCTCTAAATCGCTGTAAAAGCTTCTTTGCTTGGTCAAACATTCCCAAACTCCTGAAGCGATAGCGGAGCTCATTTTTAAGCTCTTCCTCCGCACATCCCTCACAAATGTATTCGCTAT
This genomic window contains:
- a CDS encoding DUF5814 domain-containing protein → MLFVIRKGRKKNELEAYYIEKEPEKLSQMQNLKADKIYRLIMRDNRLFKVLEGSQYRNPKEVEKLLRQARVVLVDADEWENYFKVRLQNKRVEKAHLCRFCLLSGKITVLTEGNRIKFHSEYICEGCAEEELKNELRYRFRSLGMFDQAKKLLQRFRDLDKVLMVFDPRFDPTKNPEVTKWDELKPKKIKVKKLNIDELEIPEELKDVLKSEGIRELLPVQSLAIQHGLLKGENLLIVSATASGKTLIGELAGVPKAMKGEKMLFLVPLVALANQKYEDFKRRYSKLGLRVAIRVGMSRIKTKDELVVVDTGIDADIIVGTYEGIDYLLRAGRKIGRVGTIVIDEIHMIDDEERGARLDGLIARLRKLYPKAQFIGLSATIGNPEELSKELGLKLVLYDERPVALERHVILARNESEKWRYIAQLAKAEAMRKSKQGYKGQTIVFTFSRKRCHELAAFLTSRGLKAKPYHSGLPYHQRKLTEMEFQAQMLDVVVTTAALGAGVDFPASQVIFESLAMGNKWLSVREFHQMLGRAGRPLYHEKGKVYLIIEPGKKYSAQMEQSEDEVAFKLLTASIEPVYLEWSDELEQDQVLAHACVFSYLDDIEEVQSRCLGANQSAEEVLKKLEEYEFVKLRGKLVNVTPYGRAVSMSFLLPSEAQFIRENLTKKSPREIAITLLPFENVYLSGTLQRELEGAVRGRLSANIFSPSFASILEELEKVIPELSPNAQERLFTIYQDFFMCEEKECTEYAMHRISDRIMELRREGKHPTQISEYFRKMYGLILYPGDIFTWLDGIIRKLEAVERIAKVFRVKNAEFEARTLRRELEEGRKLRGG